From the genome of Mycobacterium kansasii ATCC 12478:
CGTTACGCGCACGGCCCAAATCAGCGGCGGCGCACCGAATTTTCCACCAGGTCAAGTACGGCGGAGAGCCGCCGGGGGTCTTCGCCGGAGGCAAGCCTGGCCACCAATCCGTCGAGGACCAGATCAAGGTAGCACTGCAACACGTCACTGGGAACGTCGTCGCGCACTCGTTTGGCTTGCTTCTGCCGGCGCAGCCGATCGGTCGTCGCGGCGGCCAGTTCCAGGGAGCGCTCCGCCCAGCCGCGGTTGAACACCGGGTCATTGCGTAGCTTGCGCGCGATCTCCAGCCGGGTAGCCAGCCAGTCGAACTGCTCGGGCGCGGCGAGCATGTCGCGCATCACCTGGATGAGACCCTCGCGCGACGCGACATCGGCCATCCGCTCGGCGTCCTCGTGCGCCAGCGCGAAGAACAGCGCGTCCTTGTCCCGGAAGTGGTGGAAGATCGCACCGCGCGACATACCGATCGCCTGTTCCAGGCGCCGGACGGTGGCTTTGTCGTAGCCGTACTCGGCAAAGCAGCGGCGTGCGCCGTCGAGGATCTGGCGGCGCCGAGCCGCCAGATGGTCCTCGCTGACTTTCGGCATGGCCAGGGCTGGGGATCGCCTGGCGTTAACCCGATTTGAGCATGTTGCGCAGCACGAACTGCAGGATGCCGCCGTTACGGTAGTAGTCGGCCTCGCCGGGTGTGTCGATGCGTACCACGGCGTCGAACTCAACCGCGGCGTCACCGCCGGCGTTCTTGCTGGCCTTGACATGCACCGTTTTCGGTGTCTTGCCGTCGTTGAGTGCCGCGATCCCGGTGATGTCGAAGACCTCGGTGCCGTCCAGTCCCAGCGACGAAGCCGACTCACCCTCGGGGAATTGCAGCGGGATCACGCCCATGCCGATCAGGTTGGAGCGGTGAATGCGCTCGAACGACTCGGCGATCACCGCCCGCACGCCCAGCAACAGTGTGCCCTTGGCCGCCCAGTCGCGTGAGGAGCCGGAACCGTACTCTTTACCGCCCAGCACCACCAGCGGAATGTTTTGTGCCGCATAGTTTTGCGCCGCGTCGTAGATGAACGCCTGCGGTCCGCCCTCCTGGGTGAAGTCGCGGGTGTAACCGCCGGAAACGTCCTCGAGCAGTTGGTTGCGAAGCCGGATGTTGGCGAACGTGCCGCGAATCATCACCTCGTGGTTGCCGCGCCGCGAGCCAAAGGAATTGTAGTCCTTGCGCTCCACGCCGTGCTCGTCGAGGTATTGCGCGGCGGGGGTGCCCGGTTTGATGCTGCCGGCGGGGGAGATGTGGTCGGTGGTCACCGAGTCACCGAGCAGCGCAAGCACCCGTGCGCCGGTGATGTTGCGCACCGGCTCCGGTTCGGCCGACATTCCCTCGAAATACGGCGGCTTGCGGACGTACGTCGAA
Proteins encoded in this window:
- a CDS encoding TetR/AcrR family transcriptional regulator — its product is MPKVSEDHLAARRRQILDGARRCFAEYGYDKATVRRLEQAIGMSRGAIFHHFRDKDALFFALAHEDAERMADVASREGLIQVMRDMLAAPEQFDWLATRLEIARKLRNDPVFNRGWAERSLELAAATTDRLRRQKQAKRVRDDVPSDVLQCYLDLVLDGLVARLASGEDPRRLSAVLDLVENSVRRR